The segment CGCTGGTAGAGGTCCATCCACTCATCCAGGGCGGGCAGTTGGGGGTACCACACGAAGCCGTGGTAGTCCCCGTCCCGGGCCGCCACGATGCCGCCCGGCTTGCACACCCGGCGCATCTCGCGCAGCGCCTGGACCGGGTCGGCCACATGCTGGAGCACCTGATGGGCGTGGACCACGTCGAAGGTGTCGTCGGCGAACTCCAGCGCGTGCACATCGGCGGTGCCGAACTCGATGTTGTCCAGCCCGCGTTCGGCGGCGACCTGCGCCGCCGACTCCACCACGCCCGCAGCCGCGTCGACGGCGGTCACCCGGCCGGGGGCGACCAGCTCGGCCAGGTCGGCGGTGATGGTGCCCGGCCCGCAGCCGACGTCCAGGAGCCGTGCGGCTGGACGCAGATGACCGAGCAGATACGCCGCGGAGTTCTGCGCGGTGCGCCAGCGGTGCGAGCGCAGTACCGATTCATGCTGTCCGTGGGTGTACGTGGCCATACCCGTCTCTCCCCTCGTCCTGCCCGGCCGGGGGCCGTTGGGCCACGGCCGATGAACACCGTCACCGGGCTACGCCGTCGTCATCCGTCCCCGCGGTCGCGGGTCAGCGATACGGCAGGCCCCCGGAAGACGTGGGGGCCGCCGTGACGGTATGGATGACTTTAGGAGGCGTCTCGGGATCTGGGAACCGCATCTCGCAGTGTGGACGACAGCTGTGGCCGTATATGACGGGAAGCCCTTCCTGCCTCCCGTCTGAAGGCGCCGCCCGGCTCCCGGCTGGGAATCCGGTGGCGTCAGGCACTGTTGGAGCGGACGTGGTTCTTGATCACGCTTGCGGGAGGCGCTGTGCGCGTGGCGCCACCCGGATGGAATTCGTCAAGGACCACGGCGCGTATGACGACGTCCTCTTCGACTCCTGTTGGACTTTCTTCCACCATGGCCTGGATCTACTTATCCCTCGCGGTCGTCTTCGAGATCGTCTTCGCGCTCGGCGCGAGCGCCTCACACGGCTTCACCAAGCTGAAGGTGTCCCTGATCACCGTGGTCGGCGTCGTGGGCGGCATCTACTTCATCAGCCTTGCCCTCAAGACGCTGGATGTCGGGGTCGGCTACCCGATCTGGACCGGGGCCGGCGCGGTCGGCACGGTGATCTTCGGAGCGCTGATCTTCAAGGAGAAGATCACGCCGGCCAAGGTGTTCTGCTTCATCGCCATCATCGGCGGGGTCGTCGGTCTCAAGTCGCTCGCGGGGGTGTGACGATGACCAGGGAGAACACGGGCGCGGAGAAGAAGCAGAGTCTCCCGGCCGCCTGGGCCTGGCTGTTGGTCGCCGCCGTCTTCGAGGTGATCTTCGCGCTCGGCTCGGCCGCGAACGGCGGCTTCACCAAGCTGGTGCCGTCCGTCATCACCGTCGTAGCGGGC is part of the Streptomyces platensis genome and harbors:
- a CDS encoding DMT family transporter: MTTSSSTPVGLSSTMAWIYLSLAVVFEIVFALGASASHGFTKLKVSLITVVGVVGGIYFISLALKTLDVGVGYPIWTGAGAVGTVIFGALIFKEKITPAKVFCFIAIIGGVVGLKSLAGV
- a CDS encoding methyltransferase domain-containing protein encodes the protein MATYTHGQHESVLRSHRWRTAQNSAAYLLGHLRPAARLLDVGCGPGTITADLAELVAPGRVTAVDAAAGVVESAAQVAAERGLDNIEFGTADVHALEFADDTFDVVHAHQVLQHVADPVQALREMRRVCKPGGIVAARDGDYHGFVWYPQLPALDEWMDLYQRCARANGGEPDAGRRLLAWARAAGFTDITPSTSTWCHADDADRAHWGGMWADRILDSAIADQARRDGLATEDDLRRISAAWRTWAADPDGWLSVLHGEIICRA